From one Papio anubis isolate 15944 chromosome 12, Panubis1.0, whole genome shotgun sequence genomic stretch:
- the SLC25A45 gene encoding solute carrier family 25 member 45 isoform X2 yields the protein MVKIYRHESLLGFFKGMSFPIASIAVVNSVLFGVYSNTLLLLTATSHQERRAQPPSYTHIFLAGCTGGFLQAYCLAPFDLIKVRLQNQTEPVAQPGSPPPQYQGPMHCAASIFREEGYRGLFRGAWALMLRDTPTVGIYFITYEGLCRQYTPEGQNPSSATVLVAGGFAGIASWVAATPLDVIKSRMQMDGLRRRVYQGVLDCMMSSVRQEGLGVFFRGVTINSARAFPVNAVTFLSYEYLLRWWG from the exons ATGGTCAAGATTTACCGCCATGAGTCC CTCCTGGGCTTCTTCAAGGGAATGAGCTTCCCCATTGCCAGCATAGCTGTGGTCAACTCTGTCCTGTTTGGGGTCTATAGCAACACCCTGCTGCTGCTCACGGCCACCTCCCACCAGGAGCGGCGGGCCCAGCCACCCAGCTACACGCACATCTTCCTAGCGGGCTGCACCGGGGGGTTCCTGCAG GCCTACTGTCTGGCTCCTTTTGACCTCATCAAAGTCCGGCTACAAAACCAGACAGAGCCAGTGGCCCAGCCGGGTAGCCCCCCACCCCAGTACCAGGGGCCCATGCACTGTGCAGCCTCCATCTTCCGGGAGGAGGGGTACCGGGGGCTGTTCCGAGGAGCCTGGGCCCTGATGCTGAGGGACACCCCCACGGTGGGGATCTACTTCATCACCTATGAAGGGCTCTGTCGCCAGTACACACCAGAAGGCCAGAATCCCA GTTCAGCCACAGTGCTGGTGGCAGGGGGCTTTGCAGGCATTGCTTCCTGGGTGGCAGCCACGCCCTTAGACGTGATCAAGTCCCGGATGCAGATGGACGGGCTGAGACGCAGAGTATACCAGGGGGTGCTGGACTGCATGATGAGCAGCGTCCGGCAGGAAGGACTGGGGGTCTTCTTCCGGGGGGTCACCATCAACAGCGCCCGTGCCTTTCCCGTCAATGCTGTCACCTTCCTCAGCTACGAATATCTCCTCCGCTGGTGGGGATGA
- the SLC25A45 gene encoding solute carrier family 25 member 45 isoform X1 produces MPVEEFVAGWISGALGLVLGHPFDTVKVRLQTQTTYRGIVDCMVKIYRHESLLGFFKGMSFPIASIAVVNSVLFGVYSNTLLLLTATSHQERRAQPPSYTHIFLAGCTGGFLQAYCLAPFDLIKVRLQNQTEPVAQPGSPPPQYQGPMHCAASIFREEGYRGLFRGAWALMLRDTPTVGIYFITYEGLCRQYTPEGQNPSSATVLVAGGFAGIASWVAATPLDVIKSRMQMDGLRRRVYQGVLDCMMSSVRQEGLGVFFRGVTINSARAFPVNAVTFLSYEYLLRWWG; encoded by the exons ATGCCGGTGGAGGAGTTTGTGGCTGGCTGGATCTCTG GAGCTCTGGGCTTGGTCCTGGGACACCCCTTTGACACTGTAAAG GTGCGCCTGCAGACCCAGACCACCTACCGGGGCATCGTTGACTGCATGGTCAAGATTTACCGCCATGAGTCC CTCCTGGGCTTCTTCAAGGGAATGAGCTTCCCCATTGCCAGCATAGCTGTGGTCAACTCTGTCCTGTTTGGGGTCTATAGCAACACCCTGCTGCTGCTCACGGCCACCTCCCACCAGGAGCGGCGGGCCCAGCCACCCAGCTACACGCACATCTTCCTAGCGGGCTGCACCGGGGGGTTCCTGCAG GCCTACTGTCTGGCTCCTTTTGACCTCATCAAAGTCCGGCTACAAAACCAGACAGAGCCAGTGGCCCAGCCGGGTAGCCCCCCACCCCAGTACCAGGGGCCCATGCACTGTGCAGCCTCCATCTTCCGGGAGGAGGGGTACCGGGGGCTGTTCCGAGGAGCCTGGGCCCTGATGCTGAGGGACACCCCCACGGTGGGGATCTACTTCATCACCTATGAAGGGCTCTGTCGCCAGTACACACCAGAAGGCCAGAATCCCA GTTCAGCCACAGTGCTGGTGGCAGGGGGCTTTGCAGGCATTGCTTCCTGGGTGGCAGCCACGCCCTTAGACGTGATCAAGTCCCGGATGCAGATGGACGGGCTGAGACGCAGAGTATACCAGGGGGTGCTGGACTGCATGATGAGCAGCGTCCGGCAGGAAGGACTGGGGGTCTTCTTCCGGGGGGTCACCATCAACAGCGCCCGTGCCTTTCCCGTCAATGCTGTCACCTTCCTCAGCTACGAATATCTCCTCCGCTGGTGGGGATGA
- the FRMD8 gene encoding FERM domain-containing protein 8 isoform X2 has translation MDGTEGSTGQPGPAERSHRSSVSSVGARADVLVYLADDTVVPLAVENLPSLSAHELHRAVREVLQLPDIALDVFALWLVSPLLEVQLKPKHQPYKLGRQWPELLLRFTSAPDDDVAMDEPFLQFRRNVFFPKRRELQIRDEEVLRLLYEEAKGNVLAARYPCDVEDCEALGALVCRVQLGPYQPGQPAACALREKLDSFLPAHLCKRGQGLFAALRGRGTRAGPGEQGLLNAYRQVQEVGSDGGCEAALGTHYRAYLFKCHELPFYGCAFFHGEVDKPAQGFLHRGGRKPVSVAISLEGVHVIDSREKHVLLGLRFQELSWDHTSPEEEEPILWLEFDGDSEGTPVNKLLKIYSKQAELMSSLIEYCIELSQVAEPAGPQDSATGPPSDPSSSPAPVQRPKLRRQGSVVSSRIQHLSTIDYVEDGKGIRRVKPKRTTSFFSRQLSLGQGSYTVVQPSDSLEQG, from the exons ATGGACGGGACAGAAGGCAGTACCGGGCAGCCCGGCCCCGCTGAGCGGTCCCACCGAAGCAGCGTGTCCTCcgtgggagcccgag CTGACGTGCTGGTATACCTGGCGGATGACACGGTGGTGCCCCTGGCTGTGGAGAACCTACCCTCGCTCAGTGCCCACGAGCTGCACCGCGCCGTCCGCGAGGTCCTGCAGCTCCCGGACATTGCCCTGGATGTCTTCGCGCTCTGGCTGGTCTCCCCTCTGCTGG AGGTGCAGCTGAAACCCAAGCACCAGCCCTACAAGCTGGGACGCCAGTGGCCGGAGCTGCTGCTGCGCTTCACCAGTGCCCCGGACGACGACGTGGCCATGG ATGAGCCTTTCCTGCAGTTCCGAAGGAACGTATTCTTCCCAAAGCGGCGGGAGCTCCAG ATCCGCGACGAGGAGGTCCTGCGGCTTCTCTATGAGGAGGCCAAGGGCAACGTGCTGGCCGCGCGGTATCCGTGCGACGTGGAGGACTGCGAGGCTCTGGGCGCCCTGGTGTGCCGCGTCCAGCTCGGGCCCTACCAGCCCGGCCAGCCGGCAGCCTGCGCCCTGAG GGAGAAGCTGgactccttcctccctgcccaccTCTGTAAGCGGGGCCAGGGTCTCTTTGCTGCCCTCCGGGGCCGCGGGACCAGGGCCGGGCCGGGCGAGCAGGGCCTGCTGAACGCCTACCGCCAGGTGCAGGAGGTTGGCAGCGACGGCGGGTGCGAGGCCGCCCTGGGCACCCACTACCGTGCCTACCTCTTCAAGTGCCACGAGCTGCCCTTCTACGG ATGTGCCTTCTTCCACGGCGAGGTTGACAAGCCGGCCCAAGGCTTTTTGCACCGGGGTGGGCGCAAGCCAGTTTCTGTGGCCATCAGTCTGGAAGGCGTGCACGTCATCGACAGCAGAGAGAAG CACGTCCTGCTGGGCCTGCGCTTCCAGGAACTGTCGTGGGACCACACCTCCCCTGAGGAGGAGGAGCCCATCCTGTGGCTGGAGTTCGATGGAGACAGCGAGGGCACGCCTGTCAACAAGCTCCTCAAGATCTACTCCAAGCAG gccgAACTGATGAGCAGCCTCATTGAGTACTGCATTGAACTGAGCCAGGTGGCGGAGCCCGCAGGCCCCCAGGACAGTGCGACAGGCCCGCCCTCAGACCCCAGCTCCTCACCGGCTCCTGTTCAGCGCCCCAAGCTGCGGAGGCAGGGCAGCGTGGTGTCCAGCCGGATCCAGCATCTCTCCACCATCGACTACGTGGAGGACG GCAAGGGGATCAGGCGAGTGAAGCCGAAGCGCACCACATCCTTCTTCAGCCGGCAGCTGTCCTTGGGCCAGGGGAGCTACACCGTGGTGCAACCCAGCGACAGCCTGGAGCAGGGCTGA
- the FRMD8 gene encoding FERM domain-containing protein 8 isoform X4, producing the protein MDGTEGSTGQPGPAERSHRSSVSSVGARAADVLVYLADDTVVPLAVENLPSLSAHELHRAVREVLQLPDIALDVFALWLVSPLLEVQLKPKHQPYKLGRQWPELLLRFTSAPDDDVAMDEPFLQFRRNVFFPKRRELQIRDEEVLRLLYEEAKGNVLAARYPCDVEDCEALGALVCRVQLGPYQPGQPAACALRCAFFHGEVDKPAQGFLHRGGRKPVSVAISLEGVHVIDSREKHVLLGLRFQELSWDHTSPEEEEPILWLEFDGDSEGTPVNKLLKIYSKQAELMSSLIEYCIELSQVAEPAGPQDSATGPPSDPSSSPAPVQRPKLRRQGSVVSSRIQHLSTIDYVEDGKGIRRVKPKRTTSFFSRQLSLGQGSYTVVQPSDSLEQG; encoded by the exons ATGGACGGGACAGAAGGCAGTACCGGGCAGCCCGGCCCCGCTGAGCGGTCCCACCGAAGCAGCGTGTCCTCcgtgggagcccgag CAGCTGACGTGCTGGTATACCTGGCGGATGACACGGTGGTGCCCCTGGCTGTGGAGAACCTACCCTCGCTCAGTGCCCACGAGCTGCACCGCGCCGTCCGCGAGGTCCTGCAGCTCCCGGACATTGCCCTGGATGTCTTCGCGCTCTGGCTGGTCTCCCCTCTGCTGG AGGTGCAGCTGAAACCCAAGCACCAGCCCTACAAGCTGGGACGCCAGTGGCCGGAGCTGCTGCTGCGCTTCACCAGTGCCCCGGACGACGACGTGGCCATGG ATGAGCCTTTCCTGCAGTTCCGAAGGAACGTATTCTTCCCAAAGCGGCGGGAGCTCCAG ATCCGCGACGAGGAGGTCCTGCGGCTTCTCTATGAGGAGGCCAAGGGCAACGTGCTGGCCGCGCGGTATCCGTGCGACGTGGAGGACTGCGAGGCTCTGGGCGCCCTGGTGTGCCGCGTCCAGCTCGGGCCCTACCAGCCCGGCCAGCCGGCAGCCTGCGCCCTGAG ATGTGCCTTCTTCCACGGCGAGGTTGACAAGCCGGCCCAAGGCTTTTTGCACCGGGGTGGGCGCAAGCCAGTTTCTGTGGCCATCAGTCTGGAAGGCGTGCACGTCATCGACAGCAGAGAGAAG CACGTCCTGCTGGGCCTGCGCTTCCAGGAACTGTCGTGGGACCACACCTCCCCTGAGGAGGAGGAGCCCATCCTGTGGCTGGAGTTCGATGGAGACAGCGAGGGCACGCCTGTCAACAAGCTCCTCAAGATCTACTCCAAGCAG gccgAACTGATGAGCAGCCTCATTGAGTACTGCATTGAACTGAGCCAGGTGGCGGAGCCCGCAGGCCCCCAGGACAGTGCGACAGGCCCGCCCTCAGACCCCAGCTCCTCACCGGCTCCTGTTCAGCGCCCCAAGCTGCGGAGGCAGGGCAGCGTGGTGTCCAGCCGGATCCAGCATCTCTCCACCATCGACTACGTGGAGGACG GCAAGGGGATCAGGCGAGTGAAGCCGAAGCGCACCACATCCTTCTTCAGCCGGCAGCTGTCCTTGGGCCAGGGGAGCTACACCGTGGTGCAACCCAGCGACAGCCTGGAGCAGGGCTGA
- the FRMD8 gene encoding FERM domain-containing protein 8 isoform X3, with translation MDGTEGSTGQPGPAERSHRSSVSSVGARAADVLVYLADDTVVPLAVENLPSLSAHELHRAVREVLQLPDIALDVFALWLVSPLLEVQLKPKHQPYKLGRQWPELLLRFTSAPDDDVAMDEPFLQFRRNVFFPKRRELQIRDEEVLRLLYEEAKGNVLAARYPCDVEDCEALGALVCRVQLGPYQPGQPAACALREKLDSFLPAHLCKRGQGLFAALRGRGTRAGPGEQGLLNAYRQVQEVGSDGGCEAALGTHYRAYLFKCHELPFYGCAFFHGEVDKPAQGFLHRGGRKPVSVAISLEGVHVIDSREKHVLLGLRFQELSWDHTSPEEEEPILWLEFDGDSEGTPVNKLLKIYSKQAELMSSLIEYCIELSQVAEPAGPQDSATGPPSDPSSSPAPVQRPKLRRQGSVVSSRIQHLSTIDYVEDATWEAAAGKTLEPGRQRLP, from the exons ATGGACGGGACAGAAGGCAGTACCGGGCAGCCCGGCCCCGCTGAGCGGTCCCACCGAAGCAGCGTGTCCTCcgtgggagcccgag CAGCTGACGTGCTGGTATACCTGGCGGATGACACGGTGGTGCCCCTGGCTGTGGAGAACCTACCCTCGCTCAGTGCCCACGAGCTGCACCGCGCCGTCCGCGAGGTCCTGCAGCTCCCGGACATTGCCCTGGATGTCTTCGCGCTCTGGCTGGTCTCCCCTCTGCTGG AGGTGCAGCTGAAACCCAAGCACCAGCCCTACAAGCTGGGACGCCAGTGGCCGGAGCTGCTGCTGCGCTTCACCAGTGCCCCGGACGACGACGTGGCCATGG ATGAGCCTTTCCTGCAGTTCCGAAGGAACGTATTCTTCCCAAAGCGGCGGGAGCTCCAG ATCCGCGACGAGGAGGTCCTGCGGCTTCTCTATGAGGAGGCCAAGGGCAACGTGCTGGCCGCGCGGTATCCGTGCGACGTGGAGGACTGCGAGGCTCTGGGCGCCCTGGTGTGCCGCGTCCAGCTCGGGCCCTACCAGCCCGGCCAGCCGGCAGCCTGCGCCCTGAG GGAGAAGCTGgactccttcctccctgcccaccTCTGTAAGCGGGGCCAGGGTCTCTTTGCTGCCCTCCGGGGCCGCGGGACCAGGGCCGGGCCGGGCGAGCAGGGCCTGCTGAACGCCTACCGCCAGGTGCAGGAGGTTGGCAGCGACGGCGGGTGCGAGGCCGCCCTGGGCACCCACTACCGTGCCTACCTCTTCAAGTGCCACGAGCTGCCCTTCTACGG ATGTGCCTTCTTCCACGGCGAGGTTGACAAGCCGGCCCAAGGCTTTTTGCACCGGGGTGGGCGCAAGCCAGTTTCTGTGGCCATCAGTCTGGAAGGCGTGCACGTCATCGACAGCAGAGAGAAG CACGTCCTGCTGGGCCTGCGCTTCCAGGAACTGTCGTGGGACCACACCTCCCCTGAGGAGGAGGAGCCCATCCTGTGGCTGGAGTTCGATGGAGACAGCGAGGGCACGCCTGTCAACAAGCTCCTCAAGATCTACTCCAAGCAG gccgAACTGATGAGCAGCCTCATTGAGTACTGCATTGAACTGAGCCAGGTGGCGGAGCCCGCAGGCCCCCAGGACAGTGCGACAGGCCCGCCCTCAGACCCCAGCTCCTCACCGGCTCCTGTTCAGCGCCCCAAGCTGCGGAGGCAGGGCAGCGTGGTGTCCAGCCGGATCCAGCATCTCTCCACCATCGACTACGTGGAGGACG ctacttgggaggctgcggcaggaaaaacgcttgaacctgggaggcagaggttgccgtga
- the FRMD8 gene encoding FERM domain-containing protein 8 isoform X1, which yields MDGTEGSTGQPGPAERSHRSSVSSVGARAADVLVYLADDTVVPLAVENLPSLSAHELHRAVREVLQLPDIALDVFALWLVSPLLEVQLKPKHQPYKLGRQWPELLLRFTSAPDDDVAMDEPFLQFRRNVFFPKRRELQIRDEEVLRLLYEEAKGNVLAARYPCDVEDCEALGALVCRVQLGPYQPGQPAACALREKLDSFLPAHLCKRGQGLFAALRGRGTRAGPGEQGLLNAYRQVQEVGSDGGCEAALGTHYRAYLFKCHELPFYGCAFFHGEVDKPAQGFLHRGGRKPVSVAISLEGVHVIDSREKHVLLGLRFQELSWDHTSPEEEEPILWLEFDGDSEGTPVNKLLKIYSKQAELMSSLIEYCIELSQVAEPAGPQDSATGPPSDPSSSPAPVQRPKLRRQGSVVSSRIQHLSTIDYVEDGKGIRRVKPKRTTSFFSRQLSLGQGSYTVVQPSDSLEQG from the exons ATGGACGGGACAGAAGGCAGTACCGGGCAGCCCGGCCCCGCTGAGCGGTCCCACCGAAGCAGCGTGTCCTCcgtgggagcccgag CAGCTGACGTGCTGGTATACCTGGCGGATGACACGGTGGTGCCCCTGGCTGTGGAGAACCTACCCTCGCTCAGTGCCCACGAGCTGCACCGCGCCGTCCGCGAGGTCCTGCAGCTCCCGGACATTGCCCTGGATGTCTTCGCGCTCTGGCTGGTCTCCCCTCTGCTGG AGGTGCAGCTGAAACCCAAGCACCAGCCCTACAAGCTGGGACGCCAGTGGCCGGAGCTGCTGCTGCGCTTCACCAGTGCCCCGGACGACGACGTGGCCATGG ATGAGCCTTTCCTGCAGTTCCGAAGGAACGTATTCTTCCCAAAGCGGCGGGAGCTCCAG ATCCGCGACGAGGAGGTCCTGCGGCTTCTCTATGAGGAGGCCAAGGGCAACGTGCTGGCCGCGCGGTATCCGTGCGACGTGGAGGACTGCGAGGCTCTGGGCGCCCTGGTGTGCCGCGTCCAGCTCGGGCCCTACCAGCCCGGCCAGCCGGCAGCCTGCGCCCTGAG GGAGAAGCTGgactccttcctccctgcccaccTCTGTAAGCGGGGCCAGGGTCTCTTTGCTGCCCTCCGGGGCCGCGGGACCAGGGCCGGGCCGGGCGAGCAGGGCCTGCTGAACGCCTACCGCCAGGTGCAGGAGGTTGGCAGCGACGGCGGGTGCGAGGCCGCCCTGGGCACCCACTACCGTGCCTACCTCTTCAAGTGCCACGAGCTGCCCTTCTACGG ATGTGCCTTCTTCCACGGCGAGGTTGACAAGCCGGCCCAAGGCTTTTTGCACCGGGGTGGGCGCAAGCCAGTTTCTGTGGCCATCAGTCTGGAAGGCGTGCACGTCATCGACAGCAGAGAGAAG CACGTCCTGCTGGGCCTGCGCTTCCAGGAACTGTCGTGGGACCACACCTCCCCTGAGGAGGAGGAGCCCATCCTGTGGCTGGAGTTCGATGGAGACAGCGAGGGCACGCCTGTCAACAAGCTCCTCAAGATCTACTCCAAGCAG gccgAACTGATGAGCAGCCTCATTGAGTACTGCATTGAACTGAGCCAGGTGGCGGAGCCCGCAGGCCCCCAGGACAGTGCGACAGGCCCGCCCTCAGACCCCAGCTCCTCACCGGCTCCTGTTCAGCGCCCCAAGCTGCGGAGGCAGGGCAGCGTGGTGTCCAGCCGGATCCAGCATCTCTCCACCATCGACTACGTGGAGGACG GCAAGGGGATCAGGCGAGTGAAGCCGAAGCGCACCACATCCTTCTTCAGCCGGCAGCTGTCCTTGGGCCAGGGGAGCTACACCGTGGTGCAACCCAGCGACAGCCTGGAGCAGGGCTGA
- the FRMD8 gene encoding FERM domain-containing protein 8 isoform X5: MLCSVKGGRAAAGLAGGCMGRSPSCPAEVQLKPKHQPYKLGRQWPELLLRFTSAPDDDVAMDEPFLQFRRNVFFPKRRELQIRDEEVLRLLYEEAKGNVLAARYPCDVEDCEALGALVCRVQLGPYQPGQPAACALREKLDSFLPAHLCKRGQGLFAALRGRGTRAGPGEQGLLNAYRQVQEVGSDGGCEAALGTHYRAYLFKCHELPFYGCAFFHGEVDKPAQGFLHRGGRKPVSVAISLEGVHVIDSREKHVLLGLRFQELSWDHTSPEEEEPILWLEFDGDSEGTPVNKLLKIYSKQAELMSSLIEYCIELSQVAEPAGPQDSATGPPSDPSSSPAPVQRPKLRRQGSVVSSRIQHLSTIDYVEDGKGIRRVKPKRTTSFFSRQLSLGQGSYTVVQPSDSLEQG, translated from the exons ATGCTATGCAGTGTGAAAGGTGGGAGGGCAGCCGCTGGACTGGCCGGAGGCTGCATGGGCCGCTCCCCATCTTGTCCTGCAGAGGTGCAGCTGAAACCCAAGCACCAGCCCTACAAGCTGGGACGCCAGTGGCCGGAGCTGCTGCTGCGCTTCACCAGTGCCCCGGACGACGACGTGGCCATGG ATGAGCCTTTCCTGCAGTTCCGAAGGAACGTATTCTTCCCAAAGCGGCGGGAGCTCCAG ATCCGCGACGAGGAGGTCCTGCGGCTTCTCTATGAGGAGGCCAAGGGCAACGTGCTGGCCGCGCGGTATCCGTGCGACGTGGAGGACTGCGAGGCTCTGGGCGCCCTGGTGTGCCGCGTCCAGCTCGGGCCCTACCAGCCCGGCCAGCCGGCAGCCTGCGCCCTGAG GGAGAAGCTGgactccttcctccctgcccaccTCTGTAAGCGGGGCCAGGGTCTCTTTGCTGCCCTCCGGGGCCGCGGGACCAGGGCCGGGCCGGGCGAGCAGGGCCTGCTGAACGCCTACCGCCAGGTGCAGGAGGTTGGCAGCGACGGCGGGTGCGAGGCCGCCCTGGGCACCCACTACCGTGCCTACCTCTTCAAGTGCCACGAGCTGCCCTTCTACGG ATGTGCCTTCTTCCACGGCGAGGTTGACAAGCCGGCCCAAGGCTTTTTGCACCGGGGTGGGCGCAAGCCAGTTTCTGTGGCCATCAGTCTGGAAGGCGTGCACGTCATCGACAGCAGAGAGAAG CACGTCCTGCTGGGCCTGCGCTTCCAGGAACTGTCGTGGGACCACACCTCCCCTGAGGAGGAGGAGCCCATCCTGTGGCTGGAGTTCGATGGAGACAGCGAGGGCACGCCTGTCAACAAGCTCCTCAAGATCTACTCCAAGCAG gccgAACTGATGAGCAGCCTCATTGAGTACTGCATTGAACTGAGCCAGGTGGCGGAGCCCGCAGGCCCCCAGGACAGTGCGACAGGCCCGCCCTCAGACCCCAGCTCCTCACCGGCTCCTGTTCAGCGCCCCAAGCTGCGGAGGCAGGGCAGCGTGGTGTCCAGCCGGATCCAGCATCTCTCCACCATCGACTACGTGGAGGACG GCAAGGGGATCAGGCGAGTGAAGCCGAAGCGCACCACATCCTTCTTCAGCCGGCAGCTGTCCTTGGGCCAGGGGAGCTACACCGTGGTGCAACCCAGCGACAGCCTGGAGCAGGGCTGA